The genomic DNA ATCAGCATCGTCACGCCGACCAACAGAACGGTGACCAACGCCGCGCGATGGCGGCGGGCGAATTTGCGAAACTGATACGTTCGCGACGGCGGCCGCGCTTCGATCGGCTCGGAATTCAGATAGCGTTTGATATCGGCAGCCAACGCGGCGGCCGATTCGTAGCGTCGCGTGCGATCCTTTTCCAACGCTTTCATCACGATCCAGTCGAGATCGCCGCGGATCGTTGCGGCCAAGCGGATCGGTTGCAGACGGCGAGTGGTAGCGACAGTCGAAAGGGCGTCGTTGAGCGTCGACAGACGCTTGCTTGGTTTGGGAGGATCCTCTTCGCGAATGATCCGCCGCAGTTCGTCGTAGCCAGCCGAATCCATCCGCTCGCGATCGAAGGGCGTCGCACCGACAAGCATCTCGTACATCAAGACTCCCAACGAATAGATGTCGCTGCGCGTGTCGATGTCCAGCCCACTCATCTCCGCCTGCTCGGGACTCATGTACAGCGGCGTTCCAATCATCGAAAAGAACCGCGTGTAGATCGTCTTGTCGGTCAACGTCTGCCCGATCGCTTTGGCGACACCAAAATCGATCACCTTCGCCACGGGCTTGGCATCGTGCAGCGTGACCATCACGTTGGATGGTTTGATGTCGCGATGGATGACACCTTTCTGATGGGCGTGGTGGACGGCGGAGCAGACGTCGACCAGCAGCGTCAACCGCTCCCGAACTGTCAATTGATGGTTGTCGCAGAACTCGGTGATCGGCAGGCCGCGAACCAGTTCCATCACGAAGTAGGGGCGATGATCAGCGGTCACGCCGGCGTCGAAGACTTGCGCGATGTTGGGATGATTCATCATCGCGACCGCTTGCCGTTCGGCCTCGAATCGAGCGATCACCTCTTTGGAACCCGATCCCGGTTTGACGATCTTCAACGCCACTTTCCGAGCGACCGGTTCGTCCTGCTGAGCGACGAAGACCAGCCCAAACCCACCTTCGCCGATCTGTTCCATCAACCGATAGGCATCGATCTGCAACCCGATGTGCTCAATCGGTTCAGCGGCAGGTGCCGCCATCGTGGCGGCGAGCCCATGGCCTCCGACGATCGGTTGGTCGAGCAATTTCGCTGGTTGATCGTGCGCAGCCAGCAACGCTTCGACCGAAGCGATCAACTGCAAATCGCCGTCGCAGGCAGATTGCAAATAAGCAGCGCGATCCTCGAGGCGCTCCAAATCGATCGCCTGCAGGAAGATCGCTCGTTCAGCCGGATTGGTCATCGCATCTCGTCTTACAGGGCGTCTCGTGTTGATCGTGAGCTACAGTCATCCAATATAGCGACTCGAAAACGCGGCCCGATGGGCACGCGGTTAAACGAGATCAACGATCCAAGTCGTTTAACCGCGTGGGCATCGCCCCGCGATCCCTACACCCTATCCACTCCAACGCGCGGCCCGATGGGCACGCGGTTAAACGAAGGCAACGGTCAAACTCGTTTAACCGCGCGGGCATCGCCCCACGCTCCCTACACCCTATCCACTCCAACGCGCGGCCCGTTGGGCACGCGGTTAAACGAAGGCAACGATCAAACTCGTTTAACCGCGTGGGAATAGCCCCCCGATCCATCTCCCTATCCCATCCAACGCGCGGCCCGATGGGCACGCGGTTAAACGAGGACAACGATCAACCTCGTTTAACCGCGTGGGCATCGCCCCGCGCTCCATCCACACCATCCAATCCAACGCGCGGCCCGTTGGGCACGCGGTTAAACGAAGGCAACGATCAAACTCGTTTAACCGCGTGGGCATCGCCCCGCGATCCATCTCCCTATCCACTTAAACGCGCGGCCCGATGGGCACACGGTTAAACGAAGGCAACGATCAACCTCGTTTAACCGCGCGGGCATCGCCCCGCGCTCCCTACACCCTTTCCACTCCAACCCGCGGCCCGTTGGGCACGCGGTTAAACGATAGCAACGATCCAAGTCGTATAACCGCGTGGGCATCGCCCCGCGATCCCTACACCCTTTCCACTCCAACGCGCGGCCCGATGGGCACGCGGTTAAACGAAGGCAACGATCCAACTCGTTTAACCGCGCGGGCATCGCCCCGCGATCCCTACACCATCCACTTAAACGCGCGGCCCGATGGGCACGCGGTTAAACGAAGGCAACGATCAAACTCGTTTAACCGCGTGGGCATCGCCCCGCGATCCATCTCCCTATCCACTTAAACGCGCGGCCCGATGGGCACACGGTTAAACGAAGGCAACGATCAACCTCGTTTAACCGCGCGGGCATCGCCCCGCGCTCCCTACACCCTTTCCACTCCAACGCGCGGCCCGTTGGGCACGCGGTTAAACGAGGACAATGCCAGGGGGACCTTCGCGCCGATTGATTATTGTGGGCGTCGTGGTCGATCGCCTTCCTCTTCGCCCGGAGCGCCGTGTCCCTGTGGGCCTTGGGGTGGCTGCTGCAACGCGACCATCTGCTCGTCGGTCAAGATCGCCGCGAGCCGTTTGTCGACAGTCGTCTGCAGCGCGGTCAGCTGTTTGCTCTGCCGATCGGTCAAGCTCAATGACTGCACAACGAAATCGGGGATCACTTGCCCGGGACGCGGCGGCGGTCCGTGTTGCCCACCGTGTTCAGGCCGTGGCTGCGTCATCTCGCCCGCACCAGGGCCGCCCTGCTGAGGCGGGCCTCCGGGGCCGCCTTGCCGACCGCCACGCATCGACTGCATCGCTTGCA from Rosistilla oblonga includes the following:
- a CDS encoding serine/threonine protein kinase — its product is MTNPAERAIFLQAIDLERLEDRAAYLQSACDGDLQLIASVEALLAAHDQPAKLLDQPIVGGHGLAATMAAPAAEPIEHIGLQIDAYRLMEQIGEGGFGLVFVAQQDEPVARKVALKIVKPGSGSKEVIARFEAERQAVAMMNHPNIAQVFDAGVTADHRPYFVMELVRGLPITEFCDNHQLTVRERLTLLVDVCSAVHHAHQKGVIHRDIKPSNVMVTLHDAKPVAKVIDFGVAKAIGQTLTDKTIYTRFFSMIGTPLYMSPEQAEMSGLDIDTRSDIYSLGVLMYEMLVGATPFDRERMDSAGYDELRRIIREEDPPKPSKRLSTLNDALSTVATTRRLQPIRLAATIRGDLDWIVMKALEKDRTRRYESAAALAADIKRYLNSEPIEARPPSRTYQFRKFARRHRAALVTVLLVGVTMLIGSAVSLWQMTAAIDQRNQKEAALREATAAKAEIEQFAENITRANSLIASAQSHVNAGRTEAAQIDFDTAVSLQPGYYQPWVARAQFHTGRSDWEAAAEDYAKALTLGAPTNTSSWWGTPALFLLTDRPNDYRRICERLDERLGTLDERPNWELLRDCAASADYTFSVSRDELARIGEAWHLESDTRRWRPPPDRRHDVGRPTVPREICLYILGLSYLRAGDNEAAIQSWTEVLEENRWRSQSIIHASLAIAYDNVGKRDQAEAELAKAREAAVEIALPTDQMEAGPQAAPWFETVEFLLTYQDARRQLGFKSKSK
- a CDS encoding EF-hand domain-containing protein — its product is MNSTLRLIAISGILTYASTVSAQPPGRGGPPGGSPMEMISQLFDRADTNRDGSVTKQELSVVMQAMQSMRGGRQGGPGGPPQQGGPGAGEMTQPRPEHGGQHGPPPRPGQVIPDFVVQSLSLTDRQSKQLTALQTTVDKRLAAILTDEQMVALQQPPQGPQGHGAPGEEEGDRPRRPQ